The following is a genomic window from Theobroma cacao cultivar B97-61/B2 chromosome 10, Criollo_cocoa_genome_V2, whole genome shotgun sequence.
ATGTTTTACTCTTATGAGCCGTCCATAAGTTTTGAATATAACATAGCCACGTTTGCTAACCCGCCttgaatatatttaaaacCAGATTCgagtagagagagagagagagagagttgtCATCATAGTGGtctaaattattgaaaattttataatatatactaCCGTTTTACCACGAAAACTCCTTTATTCTGGCTTTTCTGTTCGCGGTTGACTAAAATGGATTGACTAAACGGCACCGAGGCTTTTCCTTGTAAGTTCGTCAAGGTACTCCTCTGCATCCTCTTGATAGATGTTAATTCAGGGGCGTCTTAGCTAAGAATGAAGACAAGCACCTTAAAGCGTGATTGACAAAAATCAACCATTTCCAAGCCCAATTGTTAGATAAACGGAACCATTCTCCTCTTTCCTTCTCACTCTTGTttacttcattttctctttctactcTATATCTGCTATAAATAGACTAACCCTTTCAGTTATTTTCCAAAGATTGTTATTCAATCTTATCGATGGATGAAAGGTTGAGGCGTGCAGCTCAATCCGGAAATATAGATGCCTTGTATGATTTAATCCAAGATGACGCGGATGTTTTACGACGCATCGATGAGATGCAGTTCGTTGATACTCCACTGCACATAGCTGCAGCTGCAGGGCACACTGAGTTTGCAATGGAGTTGATGAACTTAAAGCCATCATTCGCTAGGAAGCTCAACCAATGCGGATTTAGCCCTCTTCACCTAGCCTTGcaaaataaacaagaaaagatGGAGGATTATCTGGACCATATGAGGATTCAAAATGGACAAGACAACTCAGCttgatattcaaaactccttGCTTACGTGCACATGTTTACATGCTGATACGGTTGTGGTTTGGTAATAAGATTTGGCATTGCAATTGTAGCTGCATCTGATGACAATTGCAAAACCAAACATCATAAAAAtagcaataaaaaaatctcaatCGCGGTGAGTTTTTTCTCAATCGCAATTGCAGCTTTGTGTAGTGTGAATATAAATGTAGCTTGTTGGTATCTAAGACGAGAGCTTAGCTGCTTGTGAAAGGTTTCTACCAGAAAAATAAGTTGGGTCTCAATAATTAATGGCTTGTTTGATCATGTCTTGCACTGTACTTTGTATTAAACTTTATTGAAATCAATCGAAAGAGTGAGTTTTAGTCTTAAAAGTTTTTTGGGGTTTCTGCTATTGAGTTCTTCAAGTGATAAGAATGGTATAGATTTTGATAGAACTTTTAGATTTGGGACTGTATCAAACAAAAGTTTATTCTCAGTGGCCCTCGACTCTATTTCAATCCAAAGGATCCCAAAACgcaatgattaattaattagaagatgaagatgaagatgaaaatgaaaatgaaaagcaGACAGGGTTGAAGTCATTCGTACAGGAGCGATGATTCCTGGCTATGGCTCGCATCATCTGTCAATGCTAACCACACCTTCTTCTTGAATCCTGATCAATACAAACTTCCACTGTCCTAAGCCCAAACCAAACCATGAAGTTTATCTTTTGTTCCCCACTCCGATTCTCTATGCATTTAAAAGCTAAGGCATCGTAGAAATGTTAGCAGTGCTGTAATAAGAGGCCAAATGGTTAAGAAATCAAACCAAGAGATTGGACCAATTGATAACAATTTTCTCAAtaatattgaaattattttatttgagaGAGGCATttacataatttattttagtatATGATAATTAGATCACAGAGGTGGTGGAGTCATATTTGATGTTTATGTCGTGAAGTGAATTTCAACGTTAATATAAGCTCATGATATAAGGGATTGGTGTCGGGACCAAAAGATCAATGTTAAAAGCTGAGTAAATTATGGATAAGTAATCCATAACATTAAATGTatgttaagatattttaattgatttttcttcaaCTGCTTTTTTGATAACACAATCTAATCAAAGCTCGATTTTTATGACAAATGCCGTCGTGCTACAGTAATAGCTACCATATGTTGGTCTTTCAGCATTAATCCTGCAGGGACATGAGGTGGTAactattcatttttattttagtaaaaaaaatataaaatatgaaataatccggaaaaaaaattcaaacctAAATAATAAAGGCAATCATTCCAAACCCATAATGAATCCAATTTAACTCAACCGGTCTCGGCCCATTGCATCCCTATCCCTAGGCAACTCTTCCCGGTGGTACGTGCGGTCAACCGGTAGGCATGCTTCCCCTAAAATCAAGAAGCCCAATTAAAATGGGGCCGAGTGAAATAACCTGATACACTCAAGAGCTCACCCACCAACCACTTAAAATGCTAAAGTGATTTTTGCAATAAGAATCCAATGAATCTCAATCATTGAATCTAATTCAATAATTAAGGACCTCTTTCCCCTGATAtgtgataaaaaatttcaagagcCATCTCTCCCTTTCTTGACTTCACCGAATCCTAATTTGTCGTCACGTTGATTTTTAACTCTTATGAGCCGTCCATAAgttttgaatattaattaCATAGCCGCAAGTGCTATCCACCttgaatatatttaaaacCAGATTCAAGTAGAAAGACAGAGTTGTCATCATAGTGATCTAAATTAtcgaaaattttataatatatactaCTGTTTTACCACGAAACTCCTTTATTCGGccttttctgttttttaaTCTTTCCCGGTTGACTAAACAGCACCGAGGCTTTTCCTTGTAAGTTCGTCAAGGTACTCCTCTGCATCCTCATGATAGATGTTAATTCAGGAGGGTCTTAACTAAGAATGAAGACAAGCACCTTAAAGCGTGATTGACAAAAATCAACCATTTCCAAGCCCAATTGTTGCATAAACGGAACCATTTCCAAGCccaatttttacattttaaaatatagtcaGTAGAGAATTTTCGTCAAAACCGAGTATCGTTTACATTTTTGCTAGGAAGTTTCTTTAACAGAATACTCCTTGAGCCGTGAGCACTCCTtgtatattattattcaaCCCCAATTGCTATATAAACGGAACCATTCTCCTCTTTCCTTCTCACTCTTGTttacttcattttctctttctactcTTATCTGCCACAAATCGACTAACCCTTCCAGTTATTTTCCAAAGATTATTATTCAATCTTATCGATGGATGAAAGGTTGAGGCATGCAGCTCAATCAGGAAATATAGATGCCTTGTATGATTTAATCGAAGATGACGCGGATGTTTTACGCCGCATCGATGAGATGGAGTTCGTTGATACTCCACTGCACATAGCTGCAGCTCAAGGGCACACTGAGTTTGCAATGGAGTTGATGAACTTAAAGCCATCATTCGCCAGGAAGCTCAACCAACGCGGCTTGAGCCCCATTCACCTAGCCTtgcaaaagaaacaagaaaagatgGTGGATGATCTCCTATCAATTGATAAAGATCTTGTTCGTGTCAAAGGGAGGGAGGGTTACACTCCTCTTCATCATGCAGTCAGGGAAGGAAATGTTCCTCTTCTGTCTAAATTTCTGGAGCATTGCCCCAATTGTATCTTAGATTTGACTATTCGAAAAGAGACAGCTCTGCATATTGCAGCACAAAATAATCATTTAGAAGCTTTCAAAGCCATACTGAGACGGCTTCCCACTGTATACGAAGCAGCAATCCTAAACTTAGAGGACAAGGATGGAAACACTGTGTTGCACATAGCCGCATCAAATAACCAACACCAGGTACAATCTATCTCATCctaagagaaaatagaattaaTCTGGCGTTGTATtatattgttgaaattttaagcTTTAGAGATTTACAGAGAGAACAAAGAACCAGTGGAGAGAGTGAATAAAACTTAGCATGCTCATTCCGCTTTCAAAATCCCTTTTTAATAGACAAACCCGATTTGTTCCTTTTAGTTTATGGTCtgtttgtttttgctttgatGCTGTCACAACACAGAGGATAGAGGCATCCTTTCATCTTTGATCATTTTTTCTATCTCAATTTACTCTACTTATTTTCTGTTTCATGACGTGGGGACTTTTTTGACAAGAGTTATCTTGTTTTAGTCAGTTTAACAGACCGCATCATTGCTCTCCTTGAATAGCAGTTACTAtcttttgtaattatttttactatcaATGAAATCTTTGATTggctgagaaaaaaaaaatagataaaccCGATTAGAGGAAGgggaaaaacaattaaaacaaaacagcCAATTGTCACAGGAGACATGGCATTGCTTTGCTTCCCACTACTCGGCTGGTACCTTACCTCGTACTACCAGCCGATTACCAACCAACGCGTGGTGCCTATGGTAGAGACACGTGAGGTAGAGCACGTGATGTCTTCTTCTCCAAAGTTTAAACCAATTGACGCGAACCCCCGTTAACTTGCACAGATAgaacatatatattatttgtCAATTAATGGTGGGTTCTGTAAATGCAGATGATCAAACTGTTAATAAAAAGCCAGAAGATTGATTGGAATAAGGTTAATCAGAGTGGTTTTACAGCTTTGCATGTCTTGGAAGCACAAGCTGGAGATGACAGGAGAGAGAATGTGAACATGCTGAAACGTGCCAAAGTTCCACCCTCAATTTTTTTAGCGAAGATGGTTCTTCAAAGTCGGCGTTTTACCGAAATAATAACTGATATTCTGGAAATGAAAACTGATACGATCAATACGTTGCTAGTCGTATTGGCACTGATTCTATCGATGACTTACCAAGCTGTTCTCAGCCCACCGGCTGGTGCTCGAGATGCGGGGAAATCATTCATCAAGCATTTGGTGTTTTTTTCGTTCTATGCTTTTAATTCCGCAGCTTTCAGCCTTGCGTGGCTCTTAACACTTATGCTTGTCACTGTCGTTGCCAAGAGTATCATAATTCTTCTGTTGCTACTATACCTGATGATGGCTTGTTGCTACGCTGTTGCATATTATACCATATCTCCAAACCTGTATGTCAGTTTCGGTGCTGATGCTGTTGCTGTTGGTGCCATCATTGCTgtcttattttattgttaCTTTTATTTCCGTcccaaaaatttataaaatggaTATGTTTGCTCTTANAGATACTTTAGATGggatctgtttactcactgggattataaaatctcacccttcttcctatacatttttcagtcTCAGACAATTTGTGGATAGTCGAGTAGGACGAGAACTAAGCTCAGAACTGCAtatagaaagtaagagttcacagtcatacatcctcttggtcaattggagcccacgtgtcattgcagatcaaaacttatattttggttatctgtatttctattcatacaaattttactttactttcatgtgcgaaaaattatttacgaatatttctattgaaatttattttatgagaaaatagaatatttttatttattatttttgaattgtaCTAGTTGGTCAACAATTTactttcaaatgaacgtttagatacttaatttgtttttaaatcataaaatatatattttctgcttacctactacatttttagcaagttttgagattttgacgaaaaattacgaaaataccttTGGAGccgaaaaataatattttattgttcttatttgaaaatgactcatgatttttttgaaatgcaagatttataactgttgctcaccggggagatgcggaagttgatgctaagccttgcggggtttcaatcagcattcggggtgaagaatgtctgttgaggcatcgcggcggttgtcacgagcccgattgggagttccgggtcgtgacagtcaATAATATCTACCTTCATTTGAAGAGAGTTCACTTGGtattaactttttaaaatatattgaaaaaagcACAACGAATAGAATCTTAAAATAAATCGATTTAGTGGAACGATTTTAAATGCTACCAGATTTTTGCATTAAGAATCCAATGGATTGCAATGATTGAATCTAATTCAATAATTAAGGACCTCTTTCCGAACCACCGTGagtgataaaaaatttgaagagcCATCTCTCGCTTTCTTGACTTCACCTAAACCTAAAGTGTTGTCGTCACGTTGATGTTTTACTCTTATGAGCCGTCCATAAGTTTTGAATATAACATAGCCACGTTTGCTAACCCGCCttgaatatatttaaaacCAGATTCgagtagagagagagagagagagttgtCATCATAGTGGtctaaattattgaaaattttataatatatactaCCGTTTTACCACGAAAACTCCTTTATTCTGGCTTTTCTGTTCGCGGTTGACTAAAATGGATTGACTAAACGGCACCGAGGCTTTTCCTTGTAAGTTCGTCAAGGTACTCCTCTGCATCCTCTTGATAGATGTTAATTCAGGGGCGTCTTAGCTAAGAATGAAGACAAGC
Proteins encoded in this region:
- the LOC108663807 gene encoding receptor-interacting serine/threonine-protein kinase 4-like, with product MDERLRRAAQSGNIDALYDLIQDDADVLRRIDEMQFVDTPLHIAAAAGHTEFAMELMNLKPSFARKLNQCGFSPLHLALQNKQEKMEDYLDHMRIQNGQDNSA
- the LOC108663806 gene encoding ankyrin-1-like; amino-acid sequence: MDERLRHAAQSGNIDALYDLIEDDADVLRRIDEMEFVDTPLHIAAAQGHTEFAMELMNLKPSFARKLNQRGLSPIHLALQKKQEKMVDDLLSIDKDLVRVKGREGYTPLHHAVREGNVPLLSKFLEHCPNCILDLTIRKETALHIAAQNNHLEAFKAILRRLPTVYEAAILNLEDKDGNTVLHIAASNNQHQMIKLLIKSQKIDWNKVNQSGFTALHVLEAQAGDDRRENVNMLKRAKVPPSIFLAKMVLQSRRFTEIITDILEMKTDTINTLLVVLALILSMTYQAVLSPPAGARDAGKSFIKHLVFFSFYAFNSAAFSLAWLLTLMLVTVVAKSIIILLLLLYLMMACCYAVAYYTISPNLYVSFGADAVAVGAIIAVLFYCYFYFRPKNL